GTCGGCGCGCCCCTGGCCCGGCTCGAGGCGGAGATCGCGTTCACCGCTCTGCTGCAACGATTCCCGAACATGAAGCTGGCCGTCGACGAATCCGAACTCCGCTGGCAACCCAGTCTGCTCATCCGCGGCCTCGAAGCCCTGCCCGTGCGACTACACGGCTAGGTGCGTACGCCCGCAACTCATTTCAGTCGCAGGTCGAACGCGGACTGGGCCCGGTGGGCGAGGTCGGCGCCGAGTTTGTAGCCCTGTGCCGCGAGTTCCTGGTGGGTCTGCGGGTCGTCGGTCTCGCTGCCGTAGAGGAATTGCAGTGTGGACGTGGCGATCTGCGAGTATCCGGCGATGCCGTGCCGCAGTTGCAGTTCCGCCGCCTCCCGGTAGCCGCGGCGCTCGTAGGTGCCTTCGCCTACGCCCGCGATCGCGAGGAAGTGCAATTCGTCGACGGCACTGCCGCTTTCGGTCGCGGGGTTCTCATAAGCCCAGCGGCGGCTGAACACCCGATCGATCCAGCCCTTCGCCAGGGCGGGCAGCGACCACCAGTACACCGGGAACAACAGCGCGACGACGTCCGCGGATTCGATCAGCTCTTGTTCGCGCCGCACATCGTCGGGGACCTCGCCGCGGAGTCGATGCACCGCGAGGTCGGCCGCGGTGAAGACCGGATCGAAGCCGGTCGCCGTCAGATCGTGCGTCACGACATCGGTGCTGCTATCGGCCTGGATGCCCTGCTCGACGGCGCGGGTGATGGTCCAGGTGGCCGAATCGTGGTCGGGGTGCGCGACCACGAGCAGGACGTTCGGTCGGCTCGATTCGTTCGTCATACGGCCAAGGTAAAGTATGACATCAACGTCAATGTCAAGGAGTGAGTCGGGTGCGGATCAGCGATCTGGCCGAAGCCACCGGTGCGAGTCCGCGCATGCTGCGGCACTACGAGAACGCGGGCGTCCTGACACCCGGCCGCG
This genomic stretch from Nocardia brasiliensis ATCC 700358 harbors:
- a CDS encoding NAD(P)H-dependent oxidoreductase, encoding MTNESSRPNVLLVVAHPDHDSATWTITRAVEQGIQADSSTDVVTHDLTATGFDPVFTAADLAVHRLRGEVPDDVRREQELIESADVVALLFPVYWWSLPALAKGWIDRVFSRRWAYENPATESGSAVDELHFLAIAGVGEGTYERRGYREAAELQLRHGIAGYSQIATSTLQFLYGSETDDPQTHQELAAQGYKLGADLAHRAQSAFDLRLK